Genomic DNA from Deltaproteobacteria bacterium:
CAGCCCAAACCAAACTAACGAGACAATTGCAAAAGTCGCATAAATGCCCCGCAGGTCATTCCGGCGGAAGCCGGAATCCAGAAATATCAATGCTTTACAAACGCGCTGGACACCGGTTTTCACCGGTGTGACGAGTTTTGCAATTGGCTCTAACATGATGAATAATTTATAATTCCGTCGTTTCATGCAATCAAAATCTATGGCTGATAATAATGGATTGAGCGCCCCCATCACGATACAGGGCAAGCGAAAAATTATCCTTCAGCTTTTGGATGAAGTCTCTTTCTTTATCGCGGTTATATTTGTGGACGCTGCTGACGGCGCTGTAAATGTTGCCGCTATACCAGCCCAGTTCGAAAAAGGCAAATATGCCGCCGACCACGTAATTATCATGGTGAAAAAGTTCCGCAGCCCCCCAAATAAAAGCACCGTTTAATAGAAAAGCCACCAGGGCATCACGGGGCCTTTCCGCATACAAATGACCTGCCCCAGGGAGAACAGCGGCCAGCAGGCCGGCTGTTGCAGGAGATTTATATGGCAATTCCATCTTTTCCATCTCGGCAGCAAAGAGCGAGGCGGCGGGAAATAGAGGGCTCCCTTGGGGAACCTGCCGCAAGGCATCTTGGGCGCCGCGCCAGTCCGTGCGTTCCAGCATGACCAGGGCCCTTTGGTACAGGGCTTTATCGCTGTAATTGGGCGCATTGGCAATGGTGATCAGCTCA
This window encodes:
- a CDS encoding tetratricopeptide repeat protein — protein: MSYRTTMSIFITIFVMHLSFVQVRAEDRVAAEHVFGFAESLYEEGDYFRAIGEYKRYIYLAPTDNQAEKATFRIAECYFQAKRWAEAIIACDQFLSKYPASPRYFEMLYLKGRIEKLSGRYEDSLRTFELITIANAPNYSDKALYQRALVMLERTDWRGAQDALRQVPQGSPLFPAASLFAAEMEKMELPYKSPATAGLLAAVLPGAGHLYAERPRDALVAFLLNGAFIWGAAELFHHDNYVVGGIFAFFELGWYSGNIYSAVSSVHKYNRDKERDFIQKLKDNFSLALYRDGGAQSIIISHRF